The following are from one region of the Bradyrhizobium septentrionale genome:
- a CDS encoding aspartate kinase, translated as MRSDPIIVQKYGGACLETPAKIRAVASSVADLHGRGHRVVAIVSAMGKTTDELVRMAYQVSPHPNRRELDMLLTTGERISMSLMSMALSDLGVPAISFTGSQAGVMTDESHSSARILDVRPIRVREELDRGRVVVLAGFQGVNPATKEITTLGRGGSDTTAVAMAAALKAECCEIIKEVDGVCSADPRIVADAKPLRQLDFASLSEMCFWGAKVLHFRSVELAHRQNVPLVLRKWGGARHSTQVMKEVADMENGRVLAVNSMARIEHVEIDSADLNQGFEKFARHLKQNGLPWPQLLASAFTAGKTRIMMTCDSETIDTLLRTLERSKDLRKQRETLSSVSLTCFGGISSDLPYKAIQILQRHGIIADKYVLSSHSVSFFVPVESREAAVKALHSLT; from the coding sequence ATGCGTAGCGATCCCATCATCGTGCAAAAATACGGCGGCGCCTGTCTCGAAACACCGGCAAAAATCCGCGCAGTCGCAAGCAGTGTCGCCGATTTGCACGGCCGTGGTCATCGTGTCGTGGCGATCGTTTCAGCGATGGGCAAGACCACCGACGAACTCGTCCGGATGGCCTATCAGGTCAGCCCGCATCCCAATCGCCGCGAACTCGATATGTTATTGACCACCGGCGAGCGCATCAGCATGTCCCTGATGAGCATGGCGCTGTCTGATCTCGGCGTGCCGGCGATCAGTTTTACCGGCAGTCAAGCCGGAGTGATGACCGACGAATCCCATTCCTCCGCACGCATTCTGGATGTGCGGCCGATTCGCGTGCGCGAAGAGCTCGATCGCGGACGCGTCGTGGTGTTGGCAGGCTTTCAGGGCGTGAATCCGGCGACCAAAGAAATCACGACGCTGGGCCGGGGCGGCAGCGATACCACTGCGGTCGCCATGGCTGCGGCGCTCAAAGCGGAGTGCTGTGAAATTATCAAGGAGGTCGACGGAGTTTGCTCGGCCGATCCGCGCATCGTCGCGGATGCAAAACCCTTGCGTCAGCTGGATTTCGCATCGCTATCCGAAATGTGTTTCTGGGGCGCCAAGGTCTTGCATTTTCGCAGCGTGGAGCTGGCCCACAGACAAAATGTCCCTCTGGTCCTGAGAAAGTGGGGCGGCGCTCGGCACAGCACGCAAGTGATGAAGGAGGTTGCGGACATGGAGAACGGAAGAGTCTTGGCCGTCAACTCGATGGCTCGCATTGAGCATGTAGAGATCGATTCGGCGGACCTCAATCAAGGCTTTGAGAAGTTCGCGCGGCATCTCAAGCAAAATGGCTTGCCTTGGCCGCAACTCCTCGCCTCGGCCTTCACCGCCGGAAAAACCCGCATCATGATGACTTGCGATTCGGAGACAATCGACACGTTGCTACGTACGCTGGAAAGGAGCAAAGACTTGCGCAAGCAGCGCGAGACTCTGAGCTCGGTGAGCCTCACTTGCTTCGGCGGCATTTCTTCAGACTTGCCATACAAGGCGATTCAGATTCTGCAACGTCACGGGATTATCGCCGACAAGTATGTTTTGTCATCGCATTCCGTAAGTTTCTTTGTTCCGGTGGAGAGCCGTGAGGCTGCGGTCAAGGCTTTGCATTCGCTGACCTAG
- a CDS encoding peptidase M15 — protein MMNPRRIVTVTPELCGMVILAGWLFAWLAGSVGIENTAAMSIEGSRAPSLTADAELADAPQATAIGKVADLNADVGMAAEPVTGSASDTTDTPQTAVMGKAVAVASADGAMAVESMPATAPDAAAISSEPKSIVVAALPDSSQMLPVETSPVQAATASTPPASSETKETTSRLEIFDECLVVDVCIDRYLWALYERTPKEDTISVQERRKVTVKRKRRTVTVTRTFTRRVDNDFTWKDPKAAERMGMPMIDYVIGGMDRTFKLKLFHALYAAEQAGLSPGITSAFRDDYRQSIASGLKAASDKSYHGGSSRGGYGHGLAADVVSVNGATRAQRWVSTEALWKWIDARGSDFGIGRPYLNRDPPHVAPIDGKEYTSRRGGTKAQQAEADVKKRNRVALRVVAKQRKTAKVSKGRTI, from the coding sequence ATGATGAACCCGCGGCGAATTGTGACGGTGACGCCGGAGTTGTGCGGGATGGTCATTCTCGCAGGTTGGCTCTTTGCCTGGCTTGCTGGCTCTGTCGGCATCGAGAACACCGCGGCAATGTCGATCGAGGGCAGCCGCGCACCATCTCTCACCGCCGACGCCGAACTGGCTGATGCGCCACAGGCAACCGCAATCGGCAAGGTCGCCGACTTGAACGCCGACGTGGGGATGGCTGCCGAACCGGTGACGGGATCGGCCTCCGACACGACCGACACGCCGCAGACCGCCGTCATGGGCAAAGCTGTCGCTGTCGCCAGCGCCGATGGCGCAATGGCGGTCGAATCGATGCCGGCGACGGCCCCCGATGCGGCGGCGATCTCGAGCGAGCCAAAATCAATTGTCGTGGCTGCGTTGCCGGATTCGTCGCAGATGCTGCCGGTCGAAACATCGCCGGTGCAAGCGGCGACAGCGAGCACGCCTCCAGCGTCGAGCGAGACCAAGGAAACCACGAGCCGCCTCGAAATTTTCGATGAGTGCCTCGTCGTTGATGTCTGCATCGACCGGTACCTGTGGGCGCTCTACGAACGGACGCCCAAGGAAGACACCATCAGTGTGCAAGAGCGGAGGAAGGTGACAGTCAAGAGGAAGCGCAGGACGGTGACTGTCACCAGGACCTTCACCAGGCGCGTCGATAACGATTTCACGTGGAAGGATCCGAAGGCTGCGGAAAGAATGGGCATGCCGATGATCGACTATGTGATAGGAGGGATGGATCGGACCTTCAAGCTCAAGCTCTTTCATGCACTCTACGCGGCGGAGCAGGCGGGGCTGTCTCCCGGCATAACCAGCGCGTTCCGCGATGACTACCGCCAATCGATCGCGAGCGGCCTGAAGGCGGCGAGCGACAAGTCATACCATGGAGGGAGCTCCCGTGGTGGCTATGGCCACGGGCTTGCCGCCGATGTCGTCAGCGTCAACGGCGCGACACGGGCGCAGCGTTGGGTTTCCACCGAGGCCCTTTGGAAATGGATCGATGCGCGCGGATCGGATTTTGGCATCGGGCGACCGTATCTCAATCGAGATCCGCCGCATGTCGCACCGATAGACGGCAAGGAATACACCTCTCGTCGCGGCGGGACGAAAGCTCAACAAGCGGAAGCGGATGTCAAGAAGCGCAACCGGGTCGCTCTGCGGGTCGTAGCGAAACAACGAAAAACCGCCAAAGTGTCGAAGGGGAGAACGATCTGA
- a CDS encoding IS110 family transposase: MSEVIIIGLDIAKHVFHAHGADGKGRAIFSKRISRGKLLDFFAAQPSCTVALEACGGAHHWARQLAQLGHEVRLIPPAYVKPFVKRQKNDAIDAEAICEAAQRPSMRFVAVKSEQQQAAGLVFRTRDLLVRQRTQLINAIRGHLTEYGWVAPKGPSHVAMLTDLIEEEEMASSLPKAAHAMFRLMLDLLTDLNGKVADLDQEIARRAREDEVSRRLMTVPGIGPISATAIAALAPPAETFAKGRDFAAWLGLTPLQRSTGGKQKLGATSKMGERTLRRLLIIGSSAVVQQASKRGAPRGSWLEQMLARKPRMLVTVALANKMARIVWALLVKCENYRAPVAAKA, encoded by the coding sequence GTGTCAGAGGTTATCATAATCGGTCTGGATATCGCCAAGCATGTTTTCCACGCTCATGGAGCAGACGGGAAAGGGCGAGCTATATTCAGCAAACGGATCAGCCGAGGAAAGCTGCTGGATTTCTTCGCAGCCCAGCCGAGTTGCACGGTAGCTCTGGAGGCATGTGGCGGAGCCCATCACTGGGCCCGTCAACTCGCCCAGCTTGGCCATGAAGTTCGGCTGATCCCTCCCGCCTACGTAAAGCCGTTTGTGAAGCGGCAAAAGAATGACGCGATCGATGCCGAGGCGATCTGCGAAGCAGCGCAGCGGCCGAGCATGCGGTTCGTAGCCGTGAAGAGCGAACAGCAACAGGCGGCGGGTCTGGTGTTTCGGACCCGTGACCTGTTAGTGCGGCAGCGAACGCAGCTCATCAACGCGATCCGGGGACACCTCACTGAATATGGTTGGGTCGCACCTAAGGGGCCGTCGCACGTGGCGATGCTTACCGACCTGATCGAGGAAGAAGAGATGGCCAGCTCGCTTCCCAAAGCGGCCCACGCCATGTTCCGATTGATGTTGGACCTGCTGACCGACCTCAATGGCAAGGTCGCGGACCTCGACCAGGAAATCGCGCGACGTGCTCGCGAGGACGAAGTATCGCGCCGGCTAATGACCGTTCCCGGCATTGGCCCAATCTCCGCCACCGCGATCGCCGCTCTAGCACCGCCGGCCGAGACCTTTGCTAAAGGCCGTGACTTCGCCGCTTGGTTGGGTCTCACGCCTCTTCAAAGATCGACAGGCGGCAAGCAGAAGCTCGGTGCGACATCCAAGATGGGCGAACGCACGCTCAGGCGCCTCCTCATCATCGGCAGCAGCGCGGTCGTGCAACAGGCGAGCAAACGCGGTGCGCCAAGGGGTTCGTGGCTCGAACAGATGCTGGCTCGTAAACCGCGGATGCTGGTAACCGTCGCGCTCGCTAACAAGATGGCGCGGATCGTCTGGGCGCTACTCGTCAAGTGCGAAAACTACAGAGCTCCGGTTGCCGCCAAGGCGTGA
- a CDS encoding MFS transporter — protein sequence MTATSGMPPALNVITLATFAASLSVRALDPVLPHVAEDFGVSIATAASFAAVFAFTFAAVQPAIGAAADLFGKARLMTICLVLLGVANILGAFSTSFPMLFVTRILAGIGSGGVFPVALSLTSDLVGPDKRQLAIGRTLAGSMTGNLLGATASGLIGDLLGWRGVLAVLGGLVIIVALAVAAGFRGAELNRPPRTSLKALRHGYRTIFTNPNARICYSAVFIEGCCVLGLFPFVASFLFELGETSLSIAGIVIAGFAIGGLLYTLTVSRMLPWLGVRGMMIAGATLVGMQLAGAAFGLHWKLQMASLLVMGLGFYMIHGCLQVFASELSVEARATALSLHSFFFFMGQTVGPIAYGFGLQHAGKTATLVSAAAVMVVLGFICARFLKQRRPADADARLDVEP from the coding sequence ATGACCGCAACCAGCGGCATGCCGCCCGCCCTCAATGTCATCACGCTGGCGACGTTTGCTGCGAGCCTGTCGGTGCGTGCGCTCGATCCGGTGCTGCCGCATGTCGCGGAAGATTTCGGCGTCAGCATCGCGACCGCGGCGAGCTTTGCCGCGGTGTTCGCCTTCACCTTTGCCGCGGTCCAGCCGGCGATCGGCGCCGCCGCCGATCTGTTCGGCAAGGCGCGGCTGATGACGATCTGTCTGGTACTGCTTGGCGTCGCCAACATCCTCGGCGCGTTCTCGACCTCATTCCCGATGCTGTTCGTGACGCGCATCCTCGCCGGCATCGGCTCAGGCGGCGTGTTTCCGGTGGCGCTGTCCTTGACCAGCGATCTCGTCGGCCCGGACAAGCGGCAACTCGCGATCGGGCGAACGCTGGCGGGCTCGATGACCGGCAATCTGCTCGGCGCCACGGCCTCCGGCCTGATCGGCGATCTGCTCGGCTGGCGCGGCGTGCTCGCGGTGCTCGGCGGTCTCGTGATCATCGTCGCGCTCGCGGTCGCGGCCGGCTTCCGCGGTGCTGAGCTTAACCGTCCGCCGCGCACCAGCCTGAAGGCGCTTCGCCACGGCTATCGCACCATCTTCACCAACCCGAACGCGCGCATCTGCTATTCGGCTGTTTTCATCGAAGGCTGCTGCGTGCTCGGGCTGTTTCCCTTCGTCGCCTCGTTCCTGTTCGAGCTCGGCGAGACCTCGCTGTCGATCGCCGGCATCGTGATCGCGGGCTTCGCCATCGGCGGATTGCTCTACACGCTGACGGTGTCGCGCATGCTGCCGTGGCTCGGCGTGAGGGGCATGATGATAGCAGGCGCGACGCTGGTGGGCATGCAACTGGCCGGCGCGGCCTTCGGGCTGCACTGGAAGCTGCAGATGGCAAGTCTCCTGGTGATGGGCCTCGGCTTCTACATGATCCACGGCTGTCTGCAGGTGTTCGCCAGCGAATTGTCGGTCGAGGCGCGCGCCACTGCGCTGTCGCTGCATTCGTTCTTCTTTTTCATGGGGCAGACCGTCGGTCCGATCGCCTATGGCTTCGGCCTGCAACACGCCGGCAAGACCGCGACGCTGGTCTCGGCCGCCGCGGTGATGGTCGTGCTCGGCTTCATCTGCGCAAGATTCCTGAAGCAGCGGCGACCGGCAGATGCCGATGCTCGGCTTGACGTCGAGCCCTAA
- the kdsA gene encoding 3-deoxy-8-phosphooctulonate synthase: MTNQVSAPAAAPIVAVGSAKFGNALPISIIAGPCQLESRAHALEVASALKEIAIRLRIGLVYKTSFDKANRTSASAQRGIGLKQALPIFAEIRSSLGLSVLTDVHEPDQCADVAQAVDVLQIPAFLCRQTDLLLAAAATGKVVNVKKGQFLAPWDMTNVVSKITGAGNANVLVTERGASFGYNTLVSDMRALPILARTTGAPVIFDATHSVQQPGGKGASSGGEREFVPVLARAAVAVGIAGVFIETHPDPDHAPSDGPNMVPLREFESLVKRLMQFDALAKTAA, translated from the coding sequence TTGACCAATCAGGTTTCCGCGCCCGCCGCCGCGCCGATCGTTGCCGTCGGATCGGCCAAGTTCGGCAATGCCTTGCCTATCTCGATCATCGCAGGCCCCTGCCAGCTCGAGAGCCGCGCACACGCGCTCGAGGTGGCGTCGGCGCTGAAGGAGATCGCTATCAGGCTCAGGATCGGTCTGGTGTACAAGACCTCGTTCGACAAGGCGAACCGCACCAGCGCGTCGGCCCAGCGCGGCATCGGGCTGAAGCAGGCGCTGCCGATCTTCGCCGAGATTCGCTCTTCGCTCGGGTTGTCGGTGCTGACCGACGTGCATGAACCTGACCAGTGTGCCGACGTGGCGCAGGCGGTCGATGTGCTGCAGATCCCGGCCTTCCTGTGCCGGCAGACCGATCTCTTGCTGGCCGCGGCCGCGACCGGCAAGGTCGTCAACGTCAAGAAGGGCCAGTTCCTGGCGCCTTGGGACATGACGAATGTGGTCAGCAAGATCACCGGTGCCGGCAACGCCAATGTGCTGGTCACCGAGCGCGGCGCGTCGTTCGGCTACAACACGCTGGTGTCAGACATGCGCGCGCTGCCGATCCTGGCGCGCACCACGGGCGCGCCAGTCATCTTCGACGCCACCCATTCGGTGCAGCAGCCGGGCGGCAAGGGCGCCTCGTCGGGCGGCGAGCGCGAATTCGTGCCGGTGCTGGCACGTGCCGCGGTCGCGGTCGGCATCGCCGGCGTGTTCATCGAAACCCATCCCGATCCGGATCACGCGCCGTCCGATGGCCCCAACATGGTGCCGCTCCGCGAATTCGAATCCCTCGTCAAGCGGCTGATGCAGTTCGACGCGCTCGCCAAGACGGCTGCCTGA
- a CDS encoding PAAR domain-containing protein — protein MRILLAIGAVAALSAMSGLAHGQASSPPGVVTGGAASVTINGKPAARSGDTTSNGGPLVEGVPNVLINGKPAVVIGDRTHCGGKTTSGSHGVFINGKPMVREGDQTSGCPD, from the coding sequence ATGCGCATCTTGCTAGCGATCGGAGCCGTGGCCGCCTTGTCGGCGATGTCGGGCCTTGCACACGGTCAGGCCAGCAGCCCGCCCGGGGTCGTCACCGGCGGCGCCGCCAGCGTCACCATCAACGGCAAGCCGGCCGCGCGCAGCGGCGACACCACCAGCAATGGCGGCCCGCTGGTCGAGGGCGTGCCCAATGTCCTGATCAACGGCAAGCCCGCGGTCGTGATCGGCGACCGCACCCATTGCGGCGGCAAGACGACGTCAGGCAGCCATGGCGTCTTCATCAACGGCAAGCCGATGGTCCGCGAAGGCGATCAGACGTCGGGCTGCCCCGACTAG
- a CDS encoding NIPSNAP family protein has translation MIYETRVYRCLPGRLPALLKRFETITLKLWEKHGIKQAGFFTTLVGESNQELTYLLAWESLAEREKKWTAFQSDPEWITARAKTEEDGQIVLNIVNQLLVPTSFSSVK, from the coding sequence ATGATCTACGAGACCCGCGTCTATCGCTGCCTGCCGGGCCGGCTGCCGGCGCTGCTCAAGCGCTTCGAGACCATCACGCTGAAGCTGTGGGAGAAGCATGGCATCAAGCAGGCCGGCTTCTTCACGACGCTGGTCGGGGAATCCAACCAAGAACTGACCTATCTGCTCGCCTGGGAATCGCTTGCCGAGCGCGAGAAGAAGTGGACCGCGTTCCAAAGCGATCCGGAATGGATCACCGCGCGCGCCAAGACCGAGGAGGACGGCCAGATCGTTCTCAACATCGTCAACCAGCTGCTGGTGCCGACGTCGTTCTCGTCGGTGAAGTGA
- a CDS encoding arylsulfatase, whose protein sequence is MKISHRIFASASLLALSCTSALAQQITGVPGSPGATTTITGQQLPPPDPKFGGVIKEKASESTAWWAPRVVPPKGAPNVLLIMTDDQGFGAPSTFGGVIPTPAMDRIAAQGLRYTNFHSTSLCSPTRAAIITGRNHHSVGFGVVGEISTGFPGYDSIIPIEKGTIGTILKANGYATSWFGKDHNTPSFQSSQAGPFNQWPNGMGFEYFYGFVGGDASQWQPNLFRNTTAIYPFQGNPGWNLETAMADEAIQHMKQLKQIAPGKPFFVYYVPGATHAPHHPTPEWIKKISDMHLFDDGWIKVREKIFANQKRLGIMPENAKLTPWPKELPQWDSLGLLEKKLFIRQADVYGAYLAYADNEIGRVIQAVEDLGELDNTLIIYIGGDNGASAEGMINGTPNEFTTFNGVPVPVKAQYLWYPFWGSDKTFPHFAAPWAWAMDTPFKWVKQVPSHFGGTAQGVVMSWPGHINDVGGIRRQFHHVIDIAPTILEATGISQPDTIDGVKQSPMEGVSMAYTWDKANANAKSTHTTQYFEMLGNRSIYSDGWIACTTPITLPWELSSAPPPDVITGYKWELYNVQEDPTQFNDLAAQMPEKVKEMQVLFDVEAKKYNVLPLDNTTLLRWNTPRPSLTAGQTTFNYSGELTGVPASAAPSILNKSYTITAEVEIPKGGAEGMIVTEGGRFGGYGLFLSKGIAGIRGGKPVFIYNLLNLKRTIWSGSELGAGKHTIVFDFNSEGPGLGKGGTGVLSVDGKEVDRKSIEHGTPITFPEDETFDIGQDTRTGVAMIEYRYDPPFKFTGKINKLTFKLEPETKAVTEPRAELAPMAAPEPDPIEAPKGTMQGASGGKR, encoded by the coding sequence ATGAAAATCAGTCATCGCATCTTTGCGAGCGCTAGTCTTCTCGCCCTCAGTTGTACCTCGGCATTGGCTCAACAGATCACTGGTGTCCCAGGTTCGCCTGGCGCCACCACCACAATCACTGGACAACAACTTCCGCCGCCCGACCCAAAATTCGGTGGCGTGATCAAGGAAAAGGCCTCGGAATCTACGGCGTGGTGGGCACCGCGCGTCGTGCCACCCAAGGGGGCGCCCAATGTCCTGCTCATCATGACGGACGACCAGGGCTTCGGTGCACCGAGCACCTTCGGCGGCGTCATTCCTACGCCTGCCATGGACCGCATCGCCGCGCAGGGGCTGCGCTACACCAATTTTCATTCCACGTCGCTCTGCTCACCGACGCGGGCGGCGATCATCACCGGCCGCAATCACCATTCTGTCGGCTTCGGCGTGGTCGGCGAAATATCGACTGGATTCCCGGGTTACGATTCCATCATCCCGATCGAGAAGGGCACCATCGGCACCATCCTGAAGGCGAACGGGTACGCCACCTCGTGGTTCGGCAAGGACCACAACACACCTTCGTTCCAGTCGAGTCAGGCAGGGCCTTTCAATCAATGGCCCAACGGCATGGGGTTCGAGTATTTTTACGGTTTTGTCGGCGGCGACGCCAGCCAGTGGCAGCCGAACCTGTTTCGCAACACGACGGCCATCTATCCCTTCCAGGGCAATCCTGGCTGGAACCTGGAAACCGCCATGGCCGACGAGGCCATCCAACACATGAAGCAACTCAAGCAGATTGCGCCCGGCAAGCCGTTCTTTGTCTATTACGTTCCTGGCGCCACCCATGCCCCACATCATCCCACGCCGGAGTGGATCAAGAAGATCAGCGATATGCACTTGTTCGATGATGGATGGATCAAGGTGCGCGAGAAGATCTTCGCTAACCAGAAGCGCCTGGGCATCATGCCCGAAAACGCCAAGCTGACGCCGTGGCCGAAAGAATTGCCGCAGTGGGACTCACTCGGTTTGCTGGAGAAGAAGCTCTTCATCAGGCAAGCCGATGTCTACGGCGCTTACCTCGCTTACGCCGACAATGAGATCGGCCGGGTCATCCAGGCGGTAGAAGACCTCGGAGAGCTTGACAACACCTTGATCATTTACATCGGCGGTGACAACGGCGCGAGCGCCGAAGGCATGATCAACGGTACTCCCAACGAGTTCACGACCTTCAATGGCGTCCCGGTGCCGGTGAAGGCTCAGTACCTCTGGTACCCGTTTTGGGGCTCGGACAAGACCTTCCCGCATTTTGCCGCTCCGTGGGCGTGGGCGATGGACACCCCGTTCAAATGGGTCAAGCAAGTGCCGTCACATTTCGGCGGGACCGCCCAGGGCGTCGTGATGTCCTGGCCTGGCCATATCAACGACGTGGGGGGCATCCGCCGTCAGTTCCATCACGTCATCGACATCGCCCCGACCATCCTTGAGGCAACCGGCATTTCGCAGCCCGATACAATCGACGGCGTCAAGCAGAGCCCCATGGAAGGGGTGAGTATGGCGTACACATGGGACAAGGCGAATGCCAATGCCAAGTCGACGCACACGACCCAATATTTCGAGATGCTCGGCAATCGCTCGATCTATAGCGACGGCTGGATTGCGTGCACGACGCCGATCACGCTTCCCTGGGAACTGAGCAGCGCACCCCCGCCGGATGTGATCACGGGATACAAGTGGGAACTCTATAACGTCCAGGAAGACCCGACTCAATTCAATGACCTTGCCGCGCAGATGCCGGAAAAGGTCAAGGAAATGCAGGTCCTCTTCGATGTCGAGGCGAAGAAGTACAACGTGCTGCCGCTCGACAATACGACCCTCCTGCGATGGAATACACCGCGACCGAGCCTTACGGCAGGGCAAACGACCTTCAATTATTCGGGTGAGTTGACCGGCGTGCCGGCCAGCGCGGCGCCGAGCATCCTCAACAAGTCCTACACGATCACTGCCGAAGTCGAGATTCCGAAGGGCGGCGCGGAAGGCATGATCGTTACCGAAGGCGGACGCTTCGGCGGCTACGGGCTTTTCCTGAGCAAGGGTATTGCGGGCATCCGCGGGGGCAAACCGGTCTTCATCTACAACCTGCTCAACCTCAAGCGCACGATCTGGTCCGGGTCCGAATTGGGCGCGGGCAAGCACACCATCGTCTTCGACTTCAACTCTGAAGGTCCGGGCCTTGGCAAGGGGGGCACAGGCGTACTCTCGGTGGACGGCAAGGAAGTAGACCGGAAATCCATCGAACACGGCACGCCGATCACGTTTCCGGAGGACGAGACATTCGACATCGGCCAGGACACCCGCACCGGGGTGGCGATGATCGAGTATCGCTACGATCCACCGTTCAAGTTCACCGGTAAGATCAACAAGCTAACGTTCAAGCTCGAACCGGAAACCAAGGCCGTAACTGAGCCGAGGGCAGAATTGGCGCCAATGGCAGCGCCGGAACCGGATCCGATTGAAGCACCGAAGGGCACCATGCAAGGAGCCAGTGGCGGAAAGCGATGA
- a CDS encoding response regulator transcription factor, with product MRILLVEDEAEMAAALSQALKGYDMVVDHVPNLAEAEEAICAEVHAAVLLDRQLPDGDGLTLIPKLRAKADGVPIIVLTARGDLADRITGLDSGADDYLAKPFAVEELLARLRAVLRRPAGLQLEIIKAGRVAFDCAHREASVDSHPLELPRRELLVLETLLRRVGRTVLRATLEEAVYNFEDEIASNALDAHVSRLRRKLADSGAGVEIHSIRGVGYLLKQVS from the coding sequence ATGCGGATACTGCTGGTGGAAGACGAGGCCGAAATGGCGGCGGCGCTATCGCAGGCGCTGAAGGGCTATGACATGGTGGTCGACCATGTGCCGAACCTTGCCGAGGCCGAGGAGGCGATTTGCGCCGAGGTGCATGCCGCAGTGCTGCTCGACCGCCAGCTCCCGGATGGCGACGGGCTGACGCTGATTCCGAAACTGCGCGCCAAGGCCGACGGCGTCCCGATCATCGTGCTGACCGCGCGCGGCGACCTCGCCGACCGCATCACCGGCCTCGACAGCGGCGCCGACGACTATCTGGCAAAGCCCTTTGCCGTCGAGGAGCTGCTGGCGCGGCTGCGCGCCGTGCTGCGCCGTCCCGCCGGGCTGCAGCTCGAGATCATCAAGGCCGGCCGCGTGGCGTTCGACTGCGCCCATCGCGAGGCCAGCGTCGACAGCCACCCGCTCGAGCTGCCGCGGCGCGAGCTGCTGGTGCTGGAGACGCTGCTGCGCCGCGTTGGCCGCACCGTGCTGCGCGCGACGCTCGAGGAAGCGGTCTACAATTTCGAGGACGAGATCGCCTCGAACGCGCTCGATGCCCATGTCTCGCGGCTCAGGCGCAAGCTCGCCGACAGCGGCGCCGGTGTCGAGATCCACAGCATCCGCGGCGTCGGCTATCTGCTGAAGCAGGTGTCATGA
- a CDS encoding sensor histidine kinase: MSEAADHYCLRSKLSWRLVTLQATLLIAIIALVVGALWACGLPVIERDEDRAVDVVQWALGRDGNGRLELRPTAELKQLREEAPDLWFLVRDRQGETLSDGKVPDEFSKIGGALDHISQARLGWQMFEDDPRKPPARMKRVNTDAGNVQIITATQGRMTGAKALFAASLTFLVVTVPGLLLMAAATFVATPMVIKRALSGLDTAADEARRIDFRQRGSRLSADHLPLEVAPLVTAVNDALKRLDDGYSRHQRFVADAAHELRTPIAILNTRLESLPPGPEKTRLLEDSARLATLAEQLLDIQRFDQCRNPFVRVDLVAAARSVAADLAPLAIAAGYELSLDSATDRVETLGDRAALERALTNLVQNAIQHGGRRGTITIHVGSAATIDVSDEGDGIPRDQRTRIFDPFYRLAPLDRGAGLGLNMVREIARLHGGHVSVLDGPKGGACFRMTLPPAPFVS, encoded by the coding sequence ATGAGCGAAGCGGCGGATCACTATTGCCTGCGTTCGAAGTTGAGCTGGCGGCTGGTGACGCTGCAAGCCACGTTGTTGATTGCCATCATCGCACTCGTGGTCGGCGCGCTGTGGGCCTGCGGCCTGCCCGTCATCGAGCGCGACGAGGACCGCGCGGTGGACGTCGTGCAATGGGCACTCGGGCGCGACGGTAACGGCAGGCTGGAGCTGCGTCCGACCGCGGAGCTGAAGCAGCTGCGCGAGGAAGCGCCCGACCTCTGGTTCTTGGTGCGCGACCGCCAGGGCGAAACGCTCTCCGACGGTAAGGTGCCGGACGAGTTCAGCAAGATCGGCGGGGCGCTCGACCATATCAGCCAGGCGCGGCTCGGCTGGCAGATGTTCGAGGACGATCCGCGCAAGCCGCCGGCGCGCATGAAGCGCGTCAACACCGATGCCGGCAATGTGCAGATCATCACCGCGACGCAGGGACGGATGACCGGCGCCAAGGCGCTGTTCGCGGCCTCCCTCACCTTCCTGGTCGTCACCGTGCCCGGCTTGCTGCTGATGGCCGCCGCGACCTTCGTGGCCACGCCGATGGTGATCAAGCGCGCCCTCTCGGGCCTCGACACCGCCGCCGACGAGGCACGCCGGATCGATTTCCGCCAGCGCGGCAGCCGGCTGTCGGCGGACCATTTGCCGCTTGAGGTCGCGCCGCTCGTGACTGCCGTCAACGATGCGTTGAAGCGGCTCGACGACGGCTATTCACGCCACCAGCGCTTCGTCGCCGACGCGGCACATGAATTACGCACGCCGATCGCGATCCTCAACACGCGGCTGGAATCGCTGCCGCCAGGCCCCGAGAAAACCCGCCTGCTCGAGGACTCCGCCCGCCTTGCGACGCTCGCCGAGCAACTGCTCGACATCCAGCGCTTCGACCAGTGCCGCAATCCGTTCGTCCGCGTCGACCTCGTCGCCGCCGCGCGCAGCGTTGCCGCGGACCTCGCGCCGCTCGCGATTGCGGCCGGTTACGAGCTCTCGCTCGATTCCGCGACCGATCGGGTCGAAACGCTTGGCGACCGCGCCGCGCTGGAGCGCGCGCTGACCAATCTGGTGCAGAACGCCATCCAGCATGGCGGCCGCCGCGGCACCATCACGATCCATGTCGGCAGCGCCGCGACCATCGACGTGTCAGACGAAGGCGACGGCATCCCCCGGGATCAGCGCACGCGGATCTTCGATCCGTTCTACCGGCTTGCGCCGCTCGACCGCGGCGCCGGCCTCGGGCTCAACATGGTGCGCGAGATCGCAAGGCTGCATGGCGGTCACGTCTCCGTGCTCGATGGTCCCAAGGGCGGTGCATGCTTCCGCATGACATTACCGCCGGCGCCGTTCGTGTCGTGA